The sequence acttccctctcccctgctgtctTTAGAAGTAGGGGcaattgaagaaatttttttttgtcaaccTTGACTTCTCTTTGGATATGgagaaagcaaaaggcaaaaagaacTCCACGAAGTTGGGGGAAGACTCTCTTGCTCGCCAATCTCAACCAGAAGAAGCCAAAGAGAAACAGCAGGCTTCTGGGGAAACAAAGTTGCAAAGAAACTCCGAGAGAGGGACCAAACGAAAAAGATCTATGACAGAAGAAAAAGCTTCTCATTCAGAAAAGGAGGCACAAGGCAATGGAAGAGTAAGACTTCGGAAGAAAATCCCAGTTCCTCCATTACCTCCTAAATTGCCACCAGCCAACGTGCTTCACCGAGACATCCTGCGGGCCTGGTGCCAACAACTAAAGCTGAGCACCAAAGGCCAGAAACTAGATGTATATAAGCGAATCTGCGAATATGCTTACCCCGATCAAAAGAAGAACATTCCTGTCACCGCAGAGGAGGCCAAGattcacacacattcacaaagAAGATCACAGACAGACCAGGGGGAAATGTCTCCGGAAAGTTCTGAAAAAAGGCTATCTTCTGATGGAACCTACCGTCCTGACGTGGCTGCTCCCCCGGAGGGCGGGGCATCTGCCCTTGCTGGGTCTGATGTTCTCCTAGAAGGAGTCGATACGGTTGTCGTGACAACCTCGGCCCCCCGATGCTGTGTTTGCCTCCTGGTCCAGAATCGCAGCCAGGGCTGGGAAGATGGAGACGGTGGAACTGCCACAGGAGGCCCATGGTGTCAGGTGGTGTGTGGTCCATGGAAGAAGTCTGCCTGCAGACACAGAAGGTTGGGTTCACCTGCAATTTCATGCAGGACAAGCCTGGGTGCCTGAAAAACGGGGGAGAGTATGTGCCCTGTTCTTGCTACCAGCCTGTAATTTTCCACCCCCACACCTGGAAGACAACATGCTGTGCCCCAGATATGTTTGGAGGAATAAGGTGTTAATGAAAAGCCTCCAGTGAGCTTCAGTACCAGGAAAAGGGGTACAGCTGTGATTATAATTAATGGTAGAAACGGAGCTACAATCAACTCCGCGGCGCCGCTGAGGGCAGGATTGTGGGCTGCTCCACACCCTCCATCTGCCGGCCTCCAGGGCACACGGGCTGCTGCGTTGCAGATGTTACCCTCCGACCCCCACCCGGGCCTGCCTGC is a genomic window of Ailuropoda melanoleuca isolate Jingjing unplaced genomic scaffold, ASM200744v2 unplaced-scaffold5215, whole genome shotgun sequence containing:
- the LOC117799536 gene encoding LOW QUALITY PROTEIN: developmental pluripotency-associated protein 4-like (The sequence of the model RefSeq protein was modified relative to this genomic sequence to represent the inferred CDS: deleted 1 base in 1 codon), which gives rise to MTEEKASHSEKEAQGNGRVRLRKKIPVPPLPPKLPPANVLHRDILRAWCQQLKLSTKGQKLDVYKRICEYAYPDQKKNIPVTAEEAKIHTHSQRRSQTDQGEMSPESSEKRLSSDGTYRPDVAAPPEGGASALAGSDVLLEGVDTVVVTTSAPDAVFASWSRIAARAGKMETVELPQEAHGVRWCVVHGRSLPADTEGWVHLQFHAGQAWVPEKRGRVCALFLLPACNFPPPHLEDNMLCPRYVWRNKVLMKSLQ